A part of Pseudomonadota bacterium genomic DNA contains:
- a CDS encoding class I SAM-dependent rRNA methyltransferase: MKTLIVKQERIGPIAGYHPWAFSGAFESIPEGLQAGEPVKLLSKKGNYLASGYFNSYSQITVRIWGYDKDEEVDERFFSKRIEKAWHIRKKYVEGPLTNAYRVINGENDFLPGLIVDKYADYLVVQFHTRGIERWKNEIVVALEKTLSPKGIYERSDMAARNIENLEKTKGVLSGSIPDIINILENGFKFLVDVKGGQKTGFFLDQRDKRLAFIKYANNASVLNCFSYTGGFSVYAIAGGAKRVVSVDTSENAIELARENVIFNGFDISKCEFVCEDVKKYLKNTEEHFDAVVLDPPAFIKDRRKKKEGIIGYKSINEMALGILLKNGILVTCSCSAHLTLEDFRYLLSEAGGKTRKTLSILECYTHGTDHLQLVPFPEGEYLKCFFLSVSPQEL, encoded by the coding sequence ATGAAAACACTTATTGTTAAACAGGAACGTATAGGCCCTATAGCGGGCTACCATCCCTGGGCATTTTCCGGCGCCTTTGAATCTATACCGGAAGGTTTGCAGGCAGGTGAACCTGTTAAGCTACTCAGTAAAAAAGGAAATTATCTTGCATCCGGTTATTTCAATTCATATTCGCAGATAACTGTCCGCATCTGGGGTTATGATAAAGACGAAGAAGTGGATGAACGTTTTTTTTCGAAGAGAATTGAAAAAGCCTGGCACATAAGAAAAAAATATGTAGAAGGCCCCTTAACCAATGCTTACAGGGTTATTAACGGTGAAAACGACTTTCTGCCAGGGCTTATTGTTGATAAATACGCTGATTATCTGGTTGTCCAGTTTCATACACGAGGGATTGAGCGCTGGAAAAATGAGATTGTCGTTGCACTTGAAAAAACCCTCAGCCCGAAAGGAATATACGAGCGTTCCGACATGGCTGCAAGGAACATCGAAAACCTTGAAAAAACAAAAGGGGTTTTGAGCGGATCCATCCCGGATATCATCAATATTCTGGAAAACGGTTTTAAATTCTTAGTTGATGTTAAAGGCGGGCAAAAAACAGGTTTTTTCCTTGACCAGCGCGACAAACGTCTGGCATTCATAAAGTATGCAAATAACGCATCTGTCCTGAATTGTTTTTCCTACACCGGCGGATTTTCCGTGTATGCCATTGCAGGCGGCGCAAAAAGGGTTGTCAGCGTGGATACTTCTGAGAATGCTATCGAGCTTGCCAGGGAAAATGTTATCTTTAACGGATTTGATATCTCTAAGTGCGAGTTTGTCTGCGAAGATGTGAAAAAATACTTAAAAAATACGGAAGAGCACTTTGACGCTGTTGTGCTTGACCCTCCAGCCTTCATAAAAGACCGCAGGAAGAAAAAAGAGGGTATTATCGGCTATAAAAGCATTAATGAAATGGCGCTGGGAATACTTTTAAAAAACGGTATCCTGGTAACCTGTTCATGCTCTGCCCATCTTACCTTAGAGGATTTCCGCTATCTCCTTTCGGAAGCAGGCGGGAAGACTCGTAAAACATTGAGCATTCTTGAATGCTATACACACGGTACGGATCATCTACAGCTTGTGCCCTTTCCTGAAGGTGAATACCTGAAATGTTTTTTTCTTTCGGTCTCTCCTCAAGAACTGTAA
- a CDS encoding ABC transporter ATP-binding protein: MIIFKHIKKSYFIGERELPILKGIDLEIGKGEFVILMGVSGSGKTTLMNIVGLLDKQTEGKYEFMGQSIDGLDDEALAGFRNMHIGFVFQQFFLLPYLNAIENVLIPIVYSTKQLKHPREKARQLLGKFGLAERIHNKPSQLSGGEQQRVAIARALINDPDLILADEPTGALDSKTGNEIMELFCMLNEEGKTVIVVTHDPKLASFGKRLIRIEDGSISQDITN, encoded by the coding sequence GTGATTATTTTTAAACATATCAAAAAAAGTTATTTTATAGGAGAACGTGAACTTCCTATTCTCAAAGGGATAGACCTTGAAATAGGGAAGGGTGAGTTTGTTATCCTTATGGGTGTTTCAGGGTCAGGCAAAACTACCCTGATGAACATAGTGGGTCTGCTCGATAAACAGACAGAGGGCAAATACGAGTTCATGGGTCAAAGCATCGACGGTCTTGATGATGAGGCCCTTGCAGGATTCAGGAACATGCATATAGGTTTTGTCTTCCAGCAGTTTTTTTTGTTGCCTTATCTCAATGCTATCGAGAATGTTCTGATTCCGATTGTCTATTCAACAAAACAGTTAAAACATCCAAGGGAAAAGGCAAGACAACTTCTGGGGAAATTTGGTCTTGCAGAGAGAATACATAATAAACCTTCGCAACTTTCGGGTGGCGAGCAGCAGCGGGTTGCAATAGCACGTGCTTTAATCAACGATCCTGATCTGATCCTTGCAGATGAACCCACAGGGGCGCTGGATTCCAAAACCGGCAATGAGATTATGGAGCTTTTTTGCATGTTGAACGAAGAAGGCAAGACCGTTATTGTTGTTACGCATGACCCGAAGCTCGCTTCTTTTGGAAAGAGGCTGATAAGGATTGAAGATGGGTCTATCTCTCAAGACATCACAAATTAG
- a CDS encoding transporter substrate-binding domain-containing protein produces the protein MKFKILIAFVAFILTANLVYAAKTIIATGHPEYPPVMWQEGDNIVGVGPEIVKMAFGEIGITVDSKFKGSWTQVQEGIKEGAIDMMVGIYMTAQYKTFMNYSVPYMKDPVVIFVEKDKTFPYKKWDDLIGKKGTTTIGDSFGKEFDKFIAGKLTISRFLKAEDNFNKLLSAEADYFISALYSGLVEAEKLGISDKIEYLPAYATAEMFYISISKESKFIRYLPQINEKIEKLVKDGTVDKLIDEKMKYYLEGIKGKR, from the coding sequence ATGAAATTTAAAATATTGATAGCCTTTGTTGCTTTTATTCTTACTGCAAATCTTGTCTACGCAGCCAAAACAATAATAGCAACCGGGCATCCTGAATACCCGCCTGTCATGTGGCAGGAAGGTGATAATATCGTTGGAGTGGGCCCTGAAATTGTAAAAATGGCATTCGGGGAGATTGGGATTACCGTTGATTCAAAATTCAAAGGCTCATGGACACAGGTTCAGGAAGGTATTAAAGAGGGCGCCATTGATATGATGGTAGGTATTTACATGACAGCACAATATAAAACATTTATGAACTATTCCGTCCCGTATATGAAGGACCCTGTTGTTATATTTGTAGAAAAAGATAAGACCTTCCCATATAAAAAGTGGGATGACCTGATAGGAAAAAAAGGAACAACTACAATTGGTGATAGTTTTGGAAAGGAGTTTGACAAATTCATTGCCGGGAAACTGACAATCTCCAGATTTCTCAAGGCTGAAGATAATTTTAATAAATTATTATCAGCGGAAGCAGACTATTTTATTTCAGCTTTATATTCAGGACTGGTTGAAGCCGAGAAGCTTGGAATATCCGATAAGATTGAATACCTGCCGGCCTATGCAACAGCAGAAATGTTCTACATCTCGATATCAAAGGAATCTAAATTCATCCGATATCTTCCTCAGATTAACGAAAAGATTGAAAAACTTGTCAAAGACGGTACAGTAGATAAGCTCATTGACGAGAAAATGAAGTACTATTTGGAGGGCATTAAGGGGAAGAGATAA
- a CDS encoding ABC transporter permease → MKILYYYRGRVIFSLIGVTLGIFTICIIITTIDGANKKAHDIFEVLGPDSIMVFGGGERQRAARVRVMSLTFRDADSLSRVEGIYDLMKVYQVRNVMMQYNGRKWQTQVVGSTTNYFDSFSWGFQAGSVFTVDDYNNAEAVCIIGSKVYNELFQDESALGKAILVGKRPTKVIGVLEEKGGGMGGPNIDDRVIMPLTTVMSRIANEKRYLGMMRLKSNRDIDKTVEDLRSVLRSNHGLRGTAEDDFTIRSSKDIMKFVTVISGQLFLFLGIAAIVALVVSGFVLANLFYLTIQERRKDIGIRRAYGATKRGILLSFLFEAILVTLMGGIAGILLSLVLGGTLEKLLDIPMLFSYKVIFFALLFSFLTGLLSGLKPALRASRIEPIEAIRG, encoded by the coding sequence TTGAAGATTCTGTACTATTATCGGGGGAGGGTTATCTTTTCTCTCATCGGTGTTACCCTCGGTATATTCACTATTTGCATTATTATTACAACAATAGACGGGGCCAATAAGAAGGCCCATGATATCTTTGAAGTGCTCGGCCCGGACTCTATCATGGTTTTTGGCGGTGGCGAGAGACAGCGGGCGGCAAGGGTGAGAGTTATGAGTCTAACCTTCCGGGACGCAGATTCACTTAGCAGGGTCGAGGGAATTTATGATCTGATGAAGGTTTATCAGGTAAGGAATGTTATGATGCAGTATAATGGGAGAAAATGGCAGACCCAGGTAGTCGGGTCTACCACGAACTACTTCGATTCCTTTTCGTGGGGTTTTCAGGCAGGCTCTGTATTTACGGTTGATGACTATAATAATGCAGAGGCAGTCTGTATTATAGGATCAAAGGTGTACAATGAGCTCTTTCAGGATGAAAGCGCCCTTGGAAAGGCAATACTTGTAGGCAAACGACCGACAAAAGTCATCGGTGTCCTTGAAGAAAAAGGAGGCGGCATGGGTGGGCCAAACATTGATGACAGGGTAATCATGCCCTTAACAACAGTAATGAGCAGGATTGCCAATGAGAAACGATATCTTGGTATGATGAGGCTCAAAAGCAACAGGGATATAGACAAGACTGTTGAAGACTTGAGATCGGTACTGAGAAGCAATCATGGTCTTCGAGGGACAGCAGAGGATGATTTTACGATAAGGAGTTCTAAAGACATTATGAAATTTGTTACAGTGATATCGGGTCAGCTTTTTCTTTTCCTTGGAATAGCAGCAATAGTGGCTCTTGTTGTCAGCGGTTTTGTGCTTGCCAACCTTTTTTATCTGACCATACAGGAACGACGCAAAGATATCGGCATCAGGAGAGCTTACGGGGCAACAAAGAGGGGCATCCTTCTCTCCTTTCTCTTCGAAGCTATACTCGTAACTCTAATGGGTGGAATAGCAGGCATTCTGTTGAGTTTGGTACTTGGAGGTACATTAGAAAAGCTCTTAGATATTCCAATGTTATTTTCATATAAGGTTATATTTTTTGCCTTGCTCTTCAGCTTTCTTACCGGCTTGCTTTCCGGTCTCAAACCGGCATTGCGGGCGAGCAGAATCGAACCCATCGAGGCAATAAGGGGATGA
- a CDS encoding gamma carbonic anhydrase family protein — protein sequence MLYHFDGKGTHIGKDTYVSEHVLVIGSVEIGDNCYIGHGVIIHAAQIGALSVIGMGAVLSIYSEIGENTIIAESSVVKMRQIIQDGVVAGGNPAKVIRNIAPKDEEYWGMAKQLYIDLAKKYLTRGMQEIISSP from the coding sequence TTGCTGTATCATTTTGATGGAAAAGGAACACATATCGGCAAAGATACGTATGTAAGCGAACATGTACTTGTCATTGGCAGTGTGGAAATAGGTGATAACTGCTATATCGGTCATGGGGTAATTATACATGCTGCACAAATCGGGGCCTTGAGCGTAATAGGCATGGGAGCTGTTTTGAGTATATATTCTGAAATCGGTGAAAATACCATCATAGCCGAAAGCTCAGTTGTAAAGATGAGGCAGATTATACAGGATGGTGTTGTGGCAGGGGGCAATCCCGCAAAAGTTATCCGGAATATAGCCCCAAAAGATGAAGAATACTGGGGTATGGCAAAACAGCTCTACATTGACCTTGCCAAAAAATACCTTACAAGGGGGATGCAGGAGATTATCTCTTCCCCTTAA
- a CDS encoding M15 family metallopeptidase yields the protein MKSARQKIISFFSMLFLIFIIQTVAVKPGFPNSNIPAGFVNVQKLIPSIILDIRYFGPHNFVGENIEGYNAPQCFLTEKTAVALSKIQEELKGFSLSLKIYDCYRPQRAVNHFVRWAKDIDDTKTKKEFYPTVDKINLFKDGYIAAKSSHSRGSTVDLTIVPVPVPKQEDYVASQSLKACFLPFDKRFKDNSIDMGTGFDCFHELSHPGNRQIGLQQRINRMLLKTLMETQGFKNYDQEWWHFTLKDEPFPNTYFNFIIE from the coding sequence ATGAAAAGTGCGAGGCAAAAAATAATATCTTTTTTTTCAATGCTTTTTCTTATTTTTATAATCCAGACTGTTGCTGTAAAACCAGGCTTTCCTAACAGTAATATACCGGCAGGTTTTGTGAATGTGCAAAAGTTAATCCCCTCGATCATTTTGGATATACGCTATTTCGGCCCCCATAACTTTGTTGGTGAAAATATTGAGGGGTATAATGCCCCGCAATGTTTCCTCACCGAAAAAACAGCGGTTGCGCTATCGAAAATACAGGAAGAATTAAAGGGATTCTCTCTCTCCTTGAAAATTTATGATTGTTATCGCCCACAGAGGGCAGTAAACCATTTCGTGAGATGGGCAAAGGATATTGATGATACAAAAACAAAGAAAGAATTTTATCCGACTGTAGATAAAATAAACCTTTTTAAGGACGGGTACATTGCTGCAAAATCAAGTCATAGCAGGGGCAGCACAGTTGATTTAACCATAGTTCCCGTGCCTGTGCCGAAGCAGGAAGACTATGTCGCCAGCCAGTCGCTTAAGGCATGCTTTCTTCCGTTTGATAAAAGATTCAAGGATAACAGCATTGACATGGGAACAGGCTTTGATTGCTTTCATGAATTGTCCCATCCGGGGAACAGGCAGATCGGATTACAGCAAAGAATTAACAGGATGCTCCTTAAAACACTGATGGAAACACAGGGTTTTAAAAATTACGATCAGGAGTGGTGGCATTTTACGCTGAAAGACGAGCCTTTTCCTAATACTTATTTTAATTTTATAATTGAATAA
- a CDS encoding ABC transporter permease — protein sequence MIYRIKFYLRIAFQNLVIHKGRMSLALLGILFAVMSLVAFGNISDGLKKQIDNEIGKFGKGLIILRSGVINVAGRGTRQFGESKSLKLGDVKRIKESLPGVVEAVPFFDITYPARYEEKTLTVNIIGASDAIFKIRNLDLVMGRHFTNNEDIKAEKKAVVGYKVFDNFFQSEDPIGKYIMVYRVPTEIIGVMDEKGTDLAGQDQDLQVYIPINAFMRRYSNVDYIKGAYFKVQDGVSLIEMKQKLKAFIRKIHNMKPEQKDDFSLYTMDDIVKTQEQGIRLVSILTIIASTVSFLIGGLGIFAIMLLSISERKLEIGIRRVVGSRKRDIILQFLTESVIVALVGGALGVSVGFIITMIVSYFSHLPFSLYIGNIVLSLLISTAVGILAGIYPAIQGTKYEPVSVLYQ from the coding sequence ATGATATATAGAATAAAATTTTATCTCAGAATAGCTTTCCAAAATCTTGTAATACACAAAGGCAGGATGAGTCTCGCCCTTCTCGGTATCCTTTTTGCGGTCATGAGCCTTGTTGCCTTCGGCAATATCAGTGATGGTTTAAAAAAACAGATTGATAATGAAATCGGCAAATTTGGAAAAGGATTGATTATTCTAAGATCCGGAGTTATCAATGTGGCAGGAAGAGGTACGCGTCAGTTTGGTGAATCGAAGTCTCTGAAACTTGGGGACGTAAAGAGGATTAAAGAATCCCTTCCGGGGGTTGTGGAAGCAGTGCCTTTTTTTGACATTACCTACCCGGCCCGATATGAAGAAAAAACCCTCACAGTGAATATTATAGGAGCTTCCGACGCTATATTTAAAATAAGGAATTTAGATCTTGTTATGGGAAGGCATTTCACGAATAATGAAGACATCAAGGCAGAAAAAAAGGCTGTAGTCGGGTATAAGGTCTTTGATAATTTTTTTCAGTCAGAGGACCCTATCGGCAAGTATATCATGGTATACAGAGTGCCTACAGAGATCATCGGCGTGATGGATGAAAAAGGAACAGATCTAGCCGGACAGGATCAGGATCTACAGGTTTACATACCGATCAATGCTTTTATGAGGCGTTACAGTAATGTGGACTACATTAAAGGCGCTTATTTTAAGGTGCAGGATGGGGTCTCCCTTATTGAGATGAAACAGAAGCTTAAGGCGTTTATAAGAAAAATACACAATATGAAGCCCGAGCAAAAGGATGATTTCTCTCTTTATACAATGGACGATATTGTGAAAACACAGGAACAGGGCATCCGCCTTGTATCGATTCTGACCATAATTGCTTCTACTGTTTCTTTTTTGATTGGAGGACTCGGCATATTTGCCATCATGCTTCTTTCCATATCTGAGAGAAAGCTGGAAATCGGAATAAGAAGGGTTGTAGGTTCAAGAAAAAGGGATATTATACTTCAGTTTCTCACAGAGTCTGTGATTGTGGCTTTAGTAGGAGGGGCTCTTGGTGTGTCTGTAGGTTTTATAATCACCATGATTGTAAGTTATTTCAGCCATCTTCCCTTTTCTTTATACATAGGGAACATCGTCCTTTCCTTACTTATAAGTACGGCTGTGGGCATTCTGGCAGGTATTTATCCGGCAATACAGGGGACAAAGTATGAGCCGGTGAGTGTCCTCTATCAATAG